Proteins encoded in a region of the Tautonia rosea genome:
- a CDS encoding AIM24 family protein — translation MPYDPDSDAFDRTDPFDLTDADAPEPIRRELGPVPLTILGDIAQRAQLEMTPGDVVWASKGSIMAYSDGIRWRLRVPGGVGGAVKRSLAGEGLSLTYLEADRPGTVLLAANSPGRIGIWDLAHGPIIATRGSFLAAWGDQIDITVTIARRAGAAFFGGAGLFLQKISGIGHVLIHGSGDFDDRELARGERLLVSSGNLAAFSDSIDYDIQGVGGCAKILFGGEGLFMTRLTGPGRVMLQSLKRGVIQQSSSG, via the coding sequence ATGCCTTATGATCCCGATTCGGACGCGTTCGATCGCACTGATCCCTTTGATCTCACCGACGCCGATGCCCCCGAACCGATCCGCAGGGAACTCGGCCCGGTCCCCTTGACGATCCTCGGCGATATTGCTCAGCGAGCCCAGCTAGAAATGACCCCTGGCGATGTCGTCTGGGCGAGCAAGGGCTCGATCATGGCCTACAGCGACGGCATTCGCTGGCGGCTTCGCGTGCCCGGCGGCGTTGGAGGCGCGGTCAAGCGGTCGCTTGCCGGTGAAGGCCTCTCGCTGACCTATCTCGAAGCCGACCGCCCCGGCACCGTCCTGCTCGCGGCCAACTCTCCCGGTCGCATCGGCATCTGGGATCTTGCTCACGGTCCGATCATCGCCACCCGAGGCTCGTTCCTTGCCGCCTGGGGCGATCAGATCGACATCACCGTTACCATTGCCCGCCGCGCTGGGGCGGCCTTTTTCGGGGGCGCGGGCCTGTTCCTGCAAAAAATCTCCGGCATCGGCCATGTGTTGATCCACGGCAGCGGGGACTTTGACGACCGCGAGCTCGCCCGCGGCGAGCGCCTGCTCGTGAGCTCCGGCAACCTCGCCGCCTTCTCCGACTCGATCGACTACGACATCCAGGGAGTCGGCGGCTGCGCCAAGATCCTCTTCGGCGGCGAAGGCTTGTTCATGACCCGCCTCACTGGCCCCGGCCGCGTGATGCTCCAGTCCTTGAAGCGAGGCGTGATCCAGCAATCGTCCTCGGGCTGA
- a CDS encoding serine/threonine-protein kinase, with translation MQDRTPEHPKPEASPSATGSWPAGPSPEEGGAGAELSADDAPTVRRAPSGSSGSGSGSGSGMGSAMGSGSRLVVGPGSGGGLGRGPMEVGLPSNGDRLDSFEIQQAIGVGGMGAVFRALDVRLDRFVALKVLPPGQSHEAENVRRFYQEGRAAARLDHENIARVFTIGQDKSLHYIAFEYIDGTTIRQRVEQRGPLPVSEAINFTLQIAGALVHASERGVVHRDIKPSNIIVTPQGRAKLVDMGLARRFEREGADEGLTQSNMTLGTFDYISPEQARDPRSVDVRSDLYSLGCTIYHMLTGQPPFPGGTVLQKLLSHREEPAPDVRVLNPSVPSDLAVIVLKLMAKDPDRRYQTPEQLVRDLLTLAGALGLRSISPEGLVWINAAPRAPGWERHLFWGLPAGVLLLVVGVLIWVGQDRPTSPGLPMTPDELIDSVASSSSLSSSSSSSGSTSVPNPLIGPDRTSPAAPPDPARSAVVPNRVDEATGPARKMAETRERRVRSDEDLRMVLRSEPPGSTIVLADDGPYRLAPASEGEAPIRAEVTIRAADGARPVVELAATDGFSSSARPLLHFVGGRVTIEGLTFQLGSGSASTGPAIQAEGTALTLSRCFLRGSGQPAALELIGPSPAALNSGDPVPAAMPVVLETCTIAGGTVGISSRGLMTLGLRDCLVAARGPAVWFNNAPPSPNAFSFDFGTEIEPAPQVIQQVPARLVLDHVSMLAGADPILRFAATNARVEVSDSLFAPTQELDPFAAGPPTLVAIDDPDRLHWMGFGNLYARIGIFLWPTNDPKSRPRVFEFETWARSPSTAEARSRFTTEHVWAEPDPAAALIRGEMTASQAFRPTVAGVFPADRTRPGLGSTLVGARRSLSGAIEPVLPATDPVTASTNTASPARITGFDTDPMTPGPMVLMPEAPDEPPRIQNETGPSRPRPLEPVEGEAPPMLAPTLVGPLLPRPVLGEDRGEMPRVTEVPEPTMPETDDADELIIRTASQFQEQLRNLGPKGGVLRIASDARLNLPSGMRSGSGIVEIEGEPGADRPVLRLRSLEPGLVGSDGWSFLMRVEAQGELQLRGIDLVLDSESVVGSTLSPRAAFGLDPDATLELVDCSVTIDGPVNSTVVRLLADEPPEDPMGPGFGRIPGTLPSEVEGPAAPAGLRIVDSLIRSVGNLVDVAPDAQLDELRLSNVVASCGGSLVLGHGRSPGFTELDATETRLALSLRRATVVAHGGIVRLSSSADQPLLPRAEITARESILATGPDGGALFRVEGQGELDDLSDRIRIVESREVAYHRIDEYRRDQTAQPGTLPVVLDRDEWTLSLGRTEAEPRHGDIGFLSRLGPERDPRTIEPEDVRLDPAGAAADLGPDLDRIPDPPPPSADPSRSPSAEVIERLRRAFPSFP, from the coding sequence ATGCAGGATCGAACCCCAGAACATCCGAAACCCGAAGCATCGCCGTCGGCGACCGGAAGTTGGCCGGCCGGTCCATCTCCCGAGGAGGGGGGGGCCGGGGCCGAACTGTCGGCCGACGATGCGCCGACGGTGCGCCGGGCACCCTCGGGAAGCTCGGGGTCGGGCTCCGGTTCTGGCTCTGGCATGGGTTCGGCAATGGGCTCGGGGTCTCGGCTGGTGGTCGGCCCTGGTTCCGGGGGGGGCCTGGGACGGGGCCCGATGGAGGTGGGGCTGCCGTCAAACGGCGACCGGCTGGACTCATTTGAGATTCAGCAGGCGATCGGCGTGGGAGGCATGGGGGCCGTTTTCCGGGCGCTCGACGTCCGGCTCGATCGGTTCGTGGCGCTGAAGGTCTTGCCCCCAGGCCAATCGCATGAGGCCGAAAACGTCCGGCGGTTTTATCAGGAAGGCCGCGCGGCGGCACGGCTCGATCACGAGAACATCGCCCGAGTGTTCACGATCGGGCAGGACAAGTCGCTTCATTATATTGCGTTCGAATATATTGACGGCACAACGATTCGCCAGCGCGTCGAGCAGCGTGGGCCGTTGCCGGTGTCTGAGGCGATCAACTTCACGCTCCAGATTGCCGGGGCCCTCGTTCATGCCTCGGAACGAGGTGTGGTGCACCGAGACATCAAGCCGTCAAACATCATCGTCACACCGCAAGGGCGGGCCAAGCTGGTCGATATGGGCCTGGCCCGTCGCTTCGAGCGCGAAGGGGCCGACGAGGGACTCACCCAGAGCAACATGACCCTCGGGACGTTCGACTACATCAGCCCCGAGCAAGCCCGCGACCCGCGATCGGTCGATGTGCGGAGCGATCTGTATTCCCTCGGATGCACCATCTATCACATGCTCACTGGTCAGCCGCCCTTCCCAGGCGGCACCGTGCTGCAAAAGCTCTTGAGCCATCGGGAAGAACCGGCGCCCGATGTCCGGGTCCTCAATCCTTCGGTCCCGTCCGACCTTGCGGTGATCGTCCTGAAATTGATGGCGAAAGACCCGGACCGGCGGTATCAGACGCCCGAGCAACTGGTGCGGGATCTGCTCACCCTGGCCGGCGCGTTGGGGTTGCGGTCGATCAGCCCCGAGGGCCTGGTCTGGATCAACGCCGCCCCGCGAGCCCCCGGCTGGGAACGGCACCTGTTCTGGGGATTGCCGGCAGGGGTCCTGCTCCTGGTCGTCGGGGTCTTGATCTGGGTCGGGCAAGATCGACCGACCAGTCCGGGTCTTCCAATGACGCCGGATGAGCTGATCGACTCGGTCGCCTCGTCGTCGTCGCTGAGTTCCTCCTCGTCGTCCTCCGGAAGCACGAGTGTTCCGAATCCCCTGATTGGCCCGGATCGAACTTCCCCGGCGGCTCCACCCGATCCGGCACGCTCGGCCGTGGTGCCGAACCGTGTGGACGAGGCAACCGGCCCGGCTCGCAAGATGGCCGAGACGCGCGAGCGTCGGGTCCGCTCCGATGAGGATCTGCGAATGGTCCTCCGCTCGGAGCCCCCCGGCTCGACCATCGTGCTGGCAGACGATGGACCCTACCGCCTGGCTCCAGCCAGCGAGGGAGAGGCCCCGATTCGGGCCGAGGTGACGATTCGGGCCGCCGACGGCGCCCGGCCCGTGGTCGAGCTGGCGGCAACCGACGGCTTCTCCTCCTCGGCTCGGCCCTTGCTGCACTTTGTCGGCGGGCGGGTGACGATCGAGGGGCTGACGTTCCAGCTCGGATCGGGAAGCGCCTCGACCGGCCCGGCCATCCAGGCCGAAGGGACCGCACTGACCCTGAGCCGCTGTTTTCTCCGGGGCTCGGGGCAGCCGGCAGCCCTGGAATTGATCGGCCCAAGTCCGGCAGCGTTGAACAGTGGCGACCCGGTCCCCGCAGCCATGCCCGTGGTGCTGGAAACCTGCACGATCGCTGGCGGCACCGTCGGCATCTCGTCGCGGGGTCTGATGACCCTGGGCCTGCGCGACTGTCTGGTCGCCGCTCGGGGACCGGCCGTCTGGTTCAACAACGCTCCACCTAGCCCGAACGCCTTCTCGTTCGATTTCGGAACCGAAATCGAACCGGCCCCGCAGGTCATTCAGCAGGTACCGGCCCGTCTCGTGCTTGATCACGTGAGCATGCTTGCCGGCGCCGATCCCATTCTCCGATTCGCGGCGACCAATGCTCGGGTCGAGGTGTCCGACTCTCTCTTTGCCCCGACTCAGGAGCTCGACCCCTTTGCCGCCGGTCCGCCGACCCTGGTGGCGATTGACGACCCCGACCGCTTGCACTGGATGGGCTTCGGCAACCTCTACGCGCGGATCGGTATCTTCCTCTGGCCCACGAACGACCCGAAGAGCCGACCGCGCGTCTTCGAGTTCGAAACCTGGGCCCGAAGTCCCTCGACCGCCGAGGCACGATCACGGTTCACGACCGAGCACGTCTGGGCCGAGCCGGATCCGGCCGCCGCGCTGATCCGGGGGGAGATGACCGCCTCTCAGGCGTTCCGACCGACCGTCGCGGGGGTCTTTCCCGCCGACCGAACCCGTCCGGGACTGGGCTCCACGCTGGTGGGGGCCCGTCGCAGTCTCTCCGGCGCGATCGAGCCCGTCTTGCCGGCCACCGATCCGGTCACGGCCTCGACCAACACGGCCAGCCCGGCCCGGATCACCGGATTCGATACCGATCCGATGACCCCCGGCCCCATGGTCCTGATGCCCGAGGCTCCCGACGAGCCCCCCCGCATCCAGAACGAGACCGGACCCTCGCGTCCCCGGCCCCTTGAGCCGGTCGAGGGCGAAGCACCGCCCATGCTCGCTCCCACGCTGGTCGGCCCTCTGCTCCCGCGTCCTGTTCTGGGAGAGGATCGGGGAGAAATGCCCCGCGTGACCGAGGTTCCCGAACCGACGATGCCGGAGACGGACGATGCTGACGAGTTGATCATCCGGACGGCTTCGCAGTTCCAGGAGCAACTGAGAAACCTTGGTCCCAAGGGTGGAGTCCTTCGAATCGCCTCCGATGCGCGGCTCAACCTGCCGAGCGGGATGCGCTCAGGTTCGGGAATCGTCGAGATCGAGGGAGAGCCCGGCGCGGATCGGCCGGTGCTGCGGCTGCGATCGTTGGAACCGGGTTTGGTGGGATCGGATGGCTGGTCGTTCCTGATGCGGGTTGAAGCTCAAGGCGAGCTGCAACTGAGGGGGATTGACCTGGTGCTTGACAGTGAATCGGTGGTGGGATCGACCCTGAGCCCTCGGGCAGCCTTCGGCCTCGATCCCGACGCCACGCTCGAACTGGTCGATTGCTCGGTCACGATCGACGGCCCGGTCAACTCGACGGTCGTCCGGTTGCTTGCGGACGAACCGCCCGAGGATCCGATGGGCCCCGGCTTCGGCCGAATCCCGGGGACTCTGCCCTCGGAGGTCGAGGGCCCGGCCGCTCCTGCCGGTCTTCGAATTGTCGATAGCTTGATCCGAAGCGTCGGGAATCTCGTCGATGTGGCCCCCGACGCCCAGCTTGATGAGCTTCGGCTCTCGAACGTCGTGGCCTCGTGCGGCGGCAGCCTCGTCCTCGGCCACGGTCGATCGCCCGGTTTTACCGAACTCGACGCAACCGAGACGCGCTTGGCCCTTTCCCTGCGACGGGCAACCGTGGTCGCCCACGGGGGGATCGTTCGGCTCTCCAGCTCGGCCGATCAGCCGCTCCTGCCCCGGGCAGAAATCACGGCCCGGGAGTCGATTCTCGCCACCGGCCCCGATGGTGGGGCTCTGTTCCGGGTCGAGGGCCAGGGAGAGCTTGACGATCTGAGCGATCGCATCCGGATTGTGGAAAGCCGCGAAGTGGCCTATCACCGGATCGACGAATACCGCCGCGACCAGACGGCGCAGCCCGGTACGCTTCCCGTGGTGCTCGACCGCGACGAGTGGACGCTCTCCCTGGGCCGGACCGAAGCCGAGCCCCGCCACGGCGACATCGGCTTTCTTTCCCGACTGGGTCCCGAACGCGACCCCCGCACCATCGAACCCGAGGATGTTCGCCTCGACCCGGCCGGGGCCGCCGCCGACCTCGGCCCTGATCTTGACCGCATTCCCGATCCACCGCCTCCGTCGGCCGACCCCTCCCGGTCGCCGAGCGCCGAGGTGATCGAACGCCTTCGGCGGGCCTTCCCGAGCTTTCCCTAA
- a CDS encoding methyltransferase family protein, giving the protein MTHTDNQNRPPQRFNIRRLVVGLMAMPVVFGLLMFLPAGTWAWPKGWLFLLVVLTSWVVVFLILWRVNPQVLIARSQPQEGAKRWDRILVGFFLFPALGAILPVAALDDARFHWFPVPWWVCGIGHLLVLAGMSLTTWAEAVNMFFEVHVRIQRDRGHVVIDSGPYAMVRHPGYVGACLFAAGTALALGSLWALIPAGVASLLLVLRTQWEDQTLQAELPGYEAYTSRVRHKLIPGIW; this is encoded by the coding sequence GTGACTCACACCGACAATCAGAACCGGCCACCTCAGCGGTTCAACATCCGCCGCCTGGTTGTGGGCCTGATGGCCATGCCCGTCGTCTTCGGACTGCTGATGTTCCTGCCCGCCGGAACCTGGGCGTGGCCGAAGGGTTGGCTGTTCCTCCTGGTCGTCCTGACATCGTGGGTCGTCGTCTTCCTGATCCTCTGGAGGGTCAACCCTCAGGTTCTCATCGCCAGGAGCCAACCACAGGAGGGGGCGAAGCGATGGGACCGGATCCTCGTGGGGTTCTTCCTCTTCCCGGCCCTCGGGGCCATCCTCCCCGTCGCGGCGCTCGACGACGCCCGGTTTCATTGGTTCCCGGTCCCGTGGTGGGTCTGCGGGATCGGCCACCTCCTCGTTCTGGCGGGAATGAGCCTGACAACCTGGGCGGAAGCCGTGAACATGTTTTTCGAGGTCCATGTCCGCATTCAACGTGATCGGGGTCACGTCGTCATCGACAGTGGCCCCTACGCGATGGTGCGTCACCCCGGATACGTGGGGGCCTGCCTCTTTGCGGCGGGAACGGCCCTCGCTTTGGGCTCGCTCTGGGCGCTGATCCCTGCCGGTGTGGCGTCGTTGCTGCTCGTCCTGCGAACGCAGTGGGAAGACCAGACCCTGCAAGCCGAGTTGCCCGGGTACGAGGCCTACACCAGTCGGGTACGCCACAAGCTGATCCCGGGCATCTGGTAG
- a CDS encoding site-2 protease family protein: MGTLIFIWTVIKAILGISFVIFWHELGHFLLAKWNGVYVKTFSIGFPPRLLRLFRYKETDYVLGSVPLGGYVHMLGEDEGQTEPPPETESETDAEGQPRSNIEPSLANHPGAFFNKSVWARMAIISAGVVMNVLLGVACFAIVYIVGGRMEAPAIVGGVGAGGPAYRAGLKTGDVVTTIDDERVTFEDLNRIVIHSGPDQVLRFVVERPGEAEPIELPIRPERDALEEVPKIRVALPRSLELFSQDPFLAPPGMKGEPEGQFGPSDRIVQAGPVEGDLRDLSTPYELDRLLDQYRDQPVRVVVERGSDSSAEAKGDAEPDAATTSARETVILPPVRFVDFGMKLQTGPIVALRAGSPAEEAGLEPGDVIVAFDGNRDFDPMRLPTLAADRIGESIVLTVLREDEELDFSVEPVEGESWSPAISPDSPLNIDTLGLAFRVEPTVVEVRDDSPAARAGLNPGDELTGLRFTWKLQDGETEPRVEELTFGPSASWVYAFDWTQRYPAQSIELTVAGRDRAETITPEPVEGWFFPSRGLQLQLNVAPIPPLSVSEAFRRAGTETLGVITSFYTLLQRLAEGQVGTKGLSGPIRIAKAMYDFAGVNFIEFLYFIGFISINLAVVNFLPIPPLDGGRMVFLIGEAVRGRPLPDSWQALPTYLGIFFLLGLMVFVLIQDTLLTFF, from the coding sequence TTGGGTACCTTGATCTTCATCTGGACCGTCATCAAGGCGATCCTAGGCATCTCCTTTGTCATCTTCTGGCACGAGCTGGGGCACTTCCTCCTGGCGAAGTGGAATGGGGTTTATGTCAAAACCTTTTCCATTGGATTCCCACCTCGGCTGCTTCGTCTGTTCCGTTACAAGGAGACGGATTACGTCCTCGGTTCGGTTCCGCTCGGCGGTTATGTTCATATGCTTGGGGAAGACGAAGGGCAGACCGAGCCGCCGCCCGAAACGGAGAGCGAGACCGACGCCGAAGGCCAGCCCCGGTCGAACATTGAGCCATCGCTGGCGAATCATCCTGGCGCCTTCTTCAACAAGTCGGTCTGGGCCCGCATGGCGATCATCTCGGCCGGCGTGGTGATGAACGTCCTGCTCGGCGTTGCCTGCTTCGCCATCGTTTACATCGTGGGCGGTCGGATGGAAGCGCCGGCGATTGTCGGCGGCGTCGGTGCCGGAGGCCCTGCCTATCGCGCCGGCTTGAAGACCGGGGACGTCGTCACCACGATCGACGATGAGCGGGTCACGTTCGAGGATCTCAACCGGATTGTCATCCATAGCGGACCCGATCAGGTGCTCCGCTTTGTAGTGGAGCGTCCGGGCGAGGCCGAGCCGATCGAGTTGCCGATCCGTCCCGAGCGCGACGCCCTGGAAGAAGTGCCGAAAATTCGGGTCGCCTTGCCTCGGTCTCTGGAGCTGTTCTCCCAGGATCCCTTTCTTGCCCCTCCCGGCATGAAAGGGGAGCCTGAAGGCCAGTTCGGTCCCAGCGATCGGATCGTGCAAGCTGGACCCGTCGAAGGGGACCTGCGAGATCTCAGCACCCCTTACGAACTGGATCGCCTGCTCGATCAGTACCGCGATCAACCGGTCCGGGTGGTCGTCGAACGCGGTTCTGACTCCTCGGCCGAAGCGAAGGGGGATGCCGAACCCGACGCCGCGACCACCTCGGCTCGGGAGACGGTTATCCTGCCGCCGGTTCGGTTCGTCGATTTTGGCATGAAGCTGCAGACCGGGCCAATCGTCGCCCTTCGTGCCGGCTCTCCGGCCGAGGAGGCGGGGCTGGAGCCGGGCGACGTGATTGTCGCCTTCGACGGCAACCGCGACTTCGATCCGATGCGATTGCCTACCCTGGCCGCGGATCGAATTGGCGAATCGATCGTGCTGACTGTCCTCCGCGAAGACGAGGAACTCGACTTCAGCGTCGAGCCGGTCGAGGGGGAGTCGTGGTCACCGGCCATCTCCCCTGACTCTCCGCTGAATATCGACACCCTCGGCCTGGCTTTCCGCGTGGAGCCGACGGTTGTGGAGGTCCGTGACGACTCACCCGCCGCTCGGGCCGGCCTGAATCCGGGCGATGAGCTGACCGGCCTGCGTTTCACCTGGAAGCTGCAGGACGGGGAGACGGAGCCCCGCGTCGAGGAACTGACCTTTGGCCCTAGCGCCTCCTGGGTCTACGCCTTTGACTGGACCCAGCGCTACCCGGCTCAGTCGATCGAGCTGACTGTCGCCGGTCGCGATCGAGCCGAGACGATCACCCCCGAGCCGGTCGAGGGCTGGTTCTTCCCCTCCCGAGGCCTGCAATTGCAGCTCAATGTGGCTCCGATTCCGCCCTTGAGCGTTTCCGAGGCGTTCCGACGGGCCGGAACCGAGACGCTGGGCGTGATCACCTCCTTCTACACGTTGCTGCAGCGGCTTGCTGAGGGGCAGGTCGGCACCAAGGGGCTCTCGGGTCCGATCCGGATCGCCAAGGCGATGTACGATTTCGCCGGGGTGAACTTCATTGAGTTCCTGTACTTCATCGGCTTTATCAGCATCAACCTTGCCGTGGTCAACTTCCTGCCCATTCCCCCGCTCGACGGAGGCCGGATGGTCTTCCTCATCGGCGAGGCGGTCCGCGGTCGCCCCTTGCCCGATTCCTGGCAAGCCCTGCCGACCTACCTCGGCATTTTCTTCCTGCTGGGCCTGATGGTCTTTGTCCTGATCCAGGACACCCTGTTGACCTTCTTCTGA
- a CDS encoding 1-deoxy-D-xylulose-5-phosphate reductoisomerase, whose product MADLKNIVILGSTGSIGRSTLDVLEHDEGRRLRAAGLAAHSSWQRLIEQAQQHRPRWVALTDPEAAARVDGQLQGTNTELWIGREGLVRMVQQPEVDTVVSAIVGAAGLESTWAALEAGKAVALANKETLVVGGSLITELARERNAPLLPVDSEHSAIFQCLRSGTPREVRRVILTSSGGPFRRKTRRDLEGVTPEQALNHPTWKMGPKITIDSATLMNKALEVIEARWLFDLTPDQIEVVVHPESIVHSMVEFVDGSVIAQLSPPDMKLPIQYALNYPDRVEGPSPRLDLTRAWNLHFEPPDRETFPCLELGFEVMRRGGTAGAALNAANEAAVSRFLEGSLAFLDIPRACRAALDHHDFDPRPSLQTLERVDAWARQEVARWVP is encoded by the coding sequence ATGGCCGATCTGAAAAACATCGTCATCCTGGGCTCGACCGGATCGATCGGCCGCAGCACGCTCGACGTGCTGGAGCACGATGAGGGCCGTCGTCTTCGCGCCGCTGGCCTTGCCGCACATTCGAGCTGGCAACGTTTGATCGAACAGGCCCAGCAGCATCGACCCCGATGGGTTGCCCTGACCGACCCCGAAGCGGCGGCAAGGGTCGATGGGCAGCTTCAAGGCACGAACACCGAACTCTGGATCGGCCGCGAAGGGCTGGTTCGGATGGTTCAGCAGCCCGAGGTCGATACGGTCGTCTCGGCGATCGTCGGCGCAGCCGGGCTGGAAAGCACCTGGGCGGCGCTGGAGGCCGGCAAGGCCGTTGCCCTGGCGAACAAGGAAACGCTGGTTGTCGGAGGCTCGCTGATCACCGAGCTGGCCCGCGAGCGCAACGCCCCGCTCTTGCCGGTCGATAGCGAGCACTCGGCCATTTTCCAGTGCCTGCGATCCGGAACGCCACGAGAAGTGCGCCGCGTGATCCTCACCTCCTCCGGCGGCCCCTTCCGCCGCAAGACGCGACGGGACCTGGAAGGCGTTACCCCCGAGCAGGCGCTCAATCATCCGACCTGGAAGATGGGGCCGAAGATCACGATCGACTCGGCCACCTTGATGAACAAGGCCCTGGAAGTCATCGAGGCTCGCTGGCTTTTTGATCTGACTCCGGATCAGATCGAGGTCGTGGTCCATCCCGAGAGCATCGTTCACTCGATGGTTGAGTTTGTCGACGGCAGCGTCATTGCCCAGCTTTCGCCTCCTGATATGAAACTGCCGATTCAGTATGCCCTGAACTATCCCGACCGGGTCGAAGGCCCCAGCCCCCGGCTCGATCTGACCCGGGCCTGGAATCTCCATTTCGAGCCCCCCGACCGCGAGACGTTCCCGTGTCTGGAACTCGGCTTCGAGGTTATGAGGCGCGGCGGCACCGCTGGTGCGGCGCTCAATGCAGCCAACGAGGCCGCGGTCAGTCGGTTTCTCGAAGGATCGCTTGCCTTTCTCGACATTCCTCGCGCCTGTCGGGCGGCGCTGGATCATCACGACTTTGACCCGAGGCCCTCGCTCCAGACGTTGGAGCGGGTCGATGCCTGGGCCCGTCAGGAGGTCGCGCGTTGGGTACCTTGA
- a CDS encoding PepSY-associated TM helix domain-containing protein, translated as MSWKSRFRSLHRWLALAASLPLIVLSVTGALLVFPEQTRRIVSGDPPGVRSEGPYLAPTILIEAIEAELPEGDQIVRLHYPAHPGDLMTVNTQEHLVRIDPYTAIVHRVSPSLRDPVVLLTKIHVNLLAGTAGEWVIGLSSIALMILCVSGLKLWWPVGRWSKRLITVKLDGGWKRANYDLHRVPGIVFGALLMVIALTGATMAFWSVFAPIAYAITFSRPVPEPDRAPPAVVERPIGDRPMRSPDEILDLAMQRHPGLEPRRVYLPTGGESPYRVFLDPPGEHELRINEVRMNFDPATGAVLVEEIPAERPRGDRLLRWVIPLHFGTFGGLPTKLLYLPATLSPILLAATGSLLWWNRNRSRMRARRLDERLRLQDTQEHLTMTQ; from the coding sequence ATGTCCTGGAAGTCCCGATTCCGGAGCCTTCACCGCTGGCTCGCCCTGGCTGCGAGTCTGCCCTTGATCGTCCTGTCGGTGACGGGTGCCTTGCTTGTCTTCCCGGAGCAGACCCGCCGGATCGTCTCGGGAGACCCGCCGGGCGTGAGGTCGGAAGGGCCGTACCTTGCCCCAACCATCCTGATCGAAGCGATCGAGGCCGAGCTGCCCGAAGGAGATCAGATTGTCCGATTGCACTATCCTGCTCACCCCGGCGACCTGATGACGGTCAACACTCAGGAGCATCTCGTCCGCATCGACCCGTACACGGCCATTGTGCACCGGGTTTCGCCGTCGCTCCGCGACCCGGTCGTCCTGCTGACGAAGATCCATGTCAATCTGCTGGCCGGAACCGCGGGAGAGTGGGTGATTGGGCTCTCGTCGATCGCCTTGATGATTCTCTGCGTCTCGGGGCTGAAGCTTTGGTGGCCGGTGGGCCGATGGTCGAAACGTCTGATCACGGTGAAGCTCGACGGGGGATGGAAACGGGCGAATTACGACCTGCACCGGGTGCCGGGAATCGTCTTCGGGGCTTTGCTGATGGTCATTGCGCTGACCGGCGCGACAATGGCGTTCTGGAGTGTCTTCGCGCCGATCGCCTACGCGATCACCTTCTCCCGGCCGGTTCCGGAGCCGGACCGCGCTCCTCCCGCGGTCGTTGAGCGGCCGATTGGCGATCGTCCGATGCGATCCCCGGACGAGATTCTTGACCTGGCCATGCAGCGGCACCCCGGCCTCGAACCCCGACGAGTCTACCTGCCGACCGGAGGGGAGTCGCCCTACCGCGTCTTTCTCGATCCTCCGGGAGAACATGAGCTGCGGATCAACGAGGTCCGCATGAACTTCGACCCGGCCACCGGCGCGGTTCTGGTCGAGGAGATCCCCGCCGAGCGGCCTCGCGGCGATCGTCTGCTTCGATGGGTCATCCCGCTCCATTTCGGCACCTTCGGGGGCCTGCCGACGAAACTTCTCTACCTGCCGGCGACCCTTTCCCCGATCCTCCTGGCCGCCACGGGGAGCCTCCTCTGGTGGAACCGGAACCGAAGCCGCATGCGAGCCCGCCGTTTGGACGAGCGATTGCGGTTGCAGGATACTCAGGAACACCTGACGATGACGCAATGA
- a CDS encoding carboxypeptidase regulatory-like domain-containing protein yields MPSDRLRWVTLSGLIAMGLFGGCNGGSIGEDRLPLVAAEGRVTVKGVPATGAQIMLHPSDPELIALGLFPHGTVDESGVFALSTYEQTDGAPAGRYRVTLTWPDLDYQPKSPLEREELALGVSPPDRLKGRYADPEQSGLELTIDGDGSSSQSLLPLELP; encoded by the coding sequence ATGCCTTCTGATCGGCTGCGATGGGTCACGCTCTCCGGGCTGATCGCGATGGGCCTTTTCGGCGGCTGCAACGGGGGCTCGATCGGCGAGGATCGCCTGCCTCTCGTTGCCGCCGAGGGTCGGGTGACGGTCAAGGGGGTCCCGGCGACCGGGGCTCAGATCATGCTGCACCCGAGCGATCCCGAGCTGATCGCGCTCGGCCTGTTCCCCCACGGAACGGTTGACGAGTCCGGAGTCTTCGCCCTCTCGACTTATGAACAGACCGACGGCGCGCCGGCCGGTCGATACCGGGTGACCCTCACCTGGCCCGACCTTGACTACCAGCCGAAGTCTCCCCTGGAACGCGAGGAGCTGGCGCTTGGCGTATCGCCTCCCGATCGACTCAAGGGCCGCTATGCCGACCCCGAGCAATCGGGGCTCGAACTGACGATTGACGGTGACGGATCATCCTCCCAGAGCCTTCTGCCTCTTGAGCTTCCCTGA